AAGGAAGTCCTCGAAAAAGCGATGGGGTCTCAAAAAGCGCTCGAAATTATCAACAAGCTGACTGCGTCGCTACAAGTCCGACCTTTCGACTTTGTACGAAAAGCGGATGCCGCACAGCTTCTAAACTTTGTACAAAACGAACATCCGCAGACACTGGCACTGATCCTTTCGTATTTGAGTGCGGCACAGGCAGCTACGATTCTATCTGCGCTACCGCAAGAAAAACAGGCGGATGTAGCACAACGTATCGCTCAAATGGAATCGACATCACCAGAAGTCATCAAAGAAGTGGAACTGGTTCTAGAAAGAAAACTTTCTTCGATGGTAACGCAGGATTACGCTGCGACGGGTGGTATACAGTCTATTGTTGACATTCTTAACTCAGTCGACCGTGGAACTGAGAAGTTTATTATGGAAACGCTTGAAATTCAAGAAGCGGATCTTGCCGAAGAAATCAGAAAGCGTATGTTCGTATTCGAGGACATCATCAATCTGGATTCCGTATCGATCCAAAGATTCCTTCGCGAGGTCGAAAACAGCGAACTTGCGATAGCGCTTAA
The Fusibacter sp. A1 DNA segment above includes these coding regions:
- the fliG gene encoding flagellar motor switch protein FliG, translating into MAKKSGLTGKEKAAILLIALGPDKSATIFSHLQDEEIEELTLEIANMRKVSPTEKEEILEEFYQICLAQEFISEGGINYAKEVLEKAMGSQKALEIINKLTASLQVRPFDFVRKADAAQLLNFVQNEHPQTLALILSYLSAAQAATILSALPQEKQADVAQRIAQMESTSPEVIKEVELVLERKLSSMVTQDYAATGGIQSIVDILNSVDRGTEKFIMETLEIQEADLAEEIRKRMFVFEDIINLDSVSIQRFLREVENSELAIALKGATDEVKDMIFGNMSKRMAEMLTEDMEFMGPVRIRDVEESQQKIVNIIRKLEEAGEIIISRGGGDEIIV